The DNA window cgaatttgaactcaggttctcctgactccagggctggtgctttatccactgtgccacctagctgtcccttcaatTACAAATtattaagagagaccttgagagtagccttgtttcaattttttctgaccaccacatgagtgcttgccttgtgtgagttctccataaaatagtcatttaggcaagtgtacatttggcattcCAATAATGTGGCCAACCCATTGGAATTGTCttctctgcaatagagtttgaatgcttagcTGGAGAgaagacctcagtgtctggtatcttatactgccaggtgatcttcagaatctttctaatataattcaaatggaagttaTTCAGTTCCTGGCATGACGCTGGCATACTGTTtgggtttcacaggcatacaacaatgaggtcagcacaaaggCTCTGTAGATATTCAGTTTGGTaatcagtctaatacctcttctctcccacactttcctttggagccttccACATGCTGAGCTAGTTCTgacaatgtgtgcatcaacctcattattAATGTctacatccctggaaagtgtactgccaaggtaagtgaatttatctacagtattcaaaacttctccacttgctgtaactgatggttctaTGTATGAATGGTGTGGTGCTGCCGGATGGAGCACATTTGTTTTCTTGATATTAACTGTTATGCCAAAATtatcacaagcagcagagaatccatccatactttgttgcatcttaGCTTCAGAAGctacattgagtgcacaatcatctgcaaacaaaaaatcatgcataagcactccctccactttagttttgccttgtagccttttcaagttgaagaatttactACCATCAGTGTGGTATTTGGCTTTGATGCCATGTTCATCCTCATCGAAGGCATTTGACAACATGACTGAAGACATCCtgttaaaaagcatgggagcaagcacacagccttgtttcactccattgATGACTGGGAAAGTGTGAGAACATTATCCATAATCCAGAACCTGGGCAAGCATGCTGTTATGAAAttgatgtacaatactgatgaacttctctgggcaaccaaattttgacataattttccataagccctcacaactgacagtatcaaagataTATGAATGTTATGTACACAcctctctgttctgctcctggcatttctcctggagttgttggaaCACCAAACAGCATATCAACTGTTCCTCAAtcttttctgaagccacactggctctcaggtgaaggatcagcctattaaggaggactctggcaagaatcttgccagcaatgattAAGAGAGAGACCTCCCTGTGACTGTCACAGGACagtctatttcctttacctttaaaGAGATGGAtgatggaggcatccttgaactcctgggatATAATATCCTCTTGCCACATAAGCCaaaagatttcagtcagcttttacGTGAGCAATTTACCCCcaaccttgtaaatctcagctggaatagaatcagcaccaggtgcttgCGATaggagaggagcctaatggcattcaaaatctcttcttcagatggaaatttgtctagagaggggttgacttcaacctgaggtaaatgGTCATTGGCTtaagcattgattgatgatggtctgttgagaacactgtggaagtgttcagcccatttCTCCAGGATCACATCCTTGTCACTAATCACTGTGACTCGTCAGCACCAAGTAGTTGAGGTGCATATgtttttggcccataaatagccttgtGGGCATCATAAAtgcactttggattgttactatcagcataaagctgcatttcatctgccttcttcctGAGCCAAGagtcctgcatctctctaagcttcacttcGCACGTACTTTTCTTTTGATGGAGTTAGATGCTGTGTTCTCAGACAGATGAAGACACAGCCTCAGAACAGGTTTCATGTAAAAGGCAGCAATGAAGCCAGGCTTTGTACGGAGCTTGGGACTCCAAGAGGGGATGGGGGGTTGGAAGAGCATTCCAGCTTTTCCATGGGGACAGCCTATGCAGAGGCATGAAGGTAGGAGATGGGATGCTTTATATAGGGAAGAGCAAATAGACTCAAGTGCCTGGAAAACAGAGGGCTATGAAGGAGGGGCAGATCTTTTGAAAATAACTAAAACTATTTCCTAGTATCTAGTATGGAGAATAGGATTAGAAGGAAGTGTTAGGGACCATAGTAACAGTAAAGACAGCTTCATCATTGTATGCTTACAACACCTCCCCtagaaaatgcaaaggaaattTTAAAGGTTGTCTATTCACTAGACAACTATTGCTATTCAAATAGCAATCTTTTCTTACTCTGGCTGAGAATATACTTTCTAGGTAATATTAGTTTAATATGGAATAGGATTTGTTCCCTGTgaggagcactgaatttggagtgcATCTATATGATCTTACATTCTCACTCTTGGTTGTGGCTTATCCTCAAAGACCTTTTGCAATGTGTCTTTTAGAGACTTCCTAGTCCTCTGTCCCCTGAGCCGACCAACCACCAAGTAGACAATTGGGTTGACAGTACTATTGATAAAGGATAATAAACTCAAATATGGATATAACAATGCCAGAGactcataattttcattttcaaagttaTATATCATTACAAAAACTCTTGAAGGCATAGCAAAGACAAGGAACAGAATGACCGTGGTTATGATGATGATGTAAAGCTTGGCTGGTCGGCGGTGCTTCAGGTTACAGAAGACCTTGATGAAGAGGGTGAAGTTTGATATGACCATGAGAGGTGCAAACACAAGGAAGTTCAAGACGagcaaaaatatttccacaacCATGCATGGTCTAAAAGGGAATCTGGGCTCTGCTGCCCAAATACACACAAAACATTCTAACCCACTCACCAAAACAGAGAGTACCCACAACAAGGTACAGACAATTGCAGATTGATGCTTCAGGCGTTGGCATTTGTACCAAATGGGGTAAAGGACTGAAAGACACCTCTCTACACTGATGGCTGTCAGGAGGTAGAAGCCAGTGTTGTAGCCAAACAGGATTAATACATAAAAAATGGTCAGAAATAACCGCAGTCCAAATGGTTGAATATTAAAGTTGTAGCAAATTAGTGTTCCTATATTGACAGTAGATGTACAAAGAAGGAAAGTCAAGTCAGCAATTGAGAGGTTTAGGATATAAACAGTGAAAGGGTTCTTCTTGAAGTGGAAGAGAAGAAACCAGATGACAAGTCCATTGCCAGCTGTTCCCAACAAGGTGATGAGCAGAGAAAGGTAAGTTGAGATAATTCTAGCTGATGGTGAATTTGAAAAAGAATCATTCATATGGCTCAGGGCATCCGTTGTGGACTGCATAAAAGGCTTGCTGGTTGAGGACATCACCATTATCTAGAAATCATCAATCTTCCTCATTACACCTGTCAGCAGAGAtagaaaataatgtatatatagaAGGTATTTAATGCTATTTAATTATTAAATCATCTTAATTggatttagtgctagaagggaccttaaagatcaacCTGTCAAACATTAGtcattttaaagtgcctactattggggcagctaggtggcacggtggatagagcaccaggcctggagtcaggaggatctgagttcaaatccggcctcagacacttgacacttactagctgtgtgaccctgggcaagtcacttaaccccaattgcctcacaaaaaaccaaaaacaaacaaacaaacaacaaaaaagtgcctactatatgccagacctCAGCTAGGAACTTCATCATTTATGAGAGAGTGTTGTATAGTGGATGGGGTTAGTTGTAGATGTAGGGCTTTTTGAAAATAAGTAAAACCATTTCCCAGCATCTGTTACAGAGGACAGGATTAGAAGATGGTTAGTGGAATGGACTAGGAGTAGTAAGGACAGCCCCATCAGGACATATGTTTATAATACTTTTTTGTAAGCCTGTCTTTTCCCTAAGAGGtctaaaggaaatttaaaattgTCTGCATAGATGGGCAGCAATCTTTTCTTTCCCTGGCTgagaatctattttctaggttgcTTGTGTTTAATACAGAACACAATTTACCTGTTTGTTTATGAGTACCCCTGAGGAGGGTACTCATTTTGGGGTGCCCAGGTTTTTCTCTCCCATGTGGACATGGGTTTTCCTAAAAGGCCTTTTGTAATGTGTCTTTCAAGGACTtcttggctctcttctctttGAACCAACCAACCACCAAATAGACAATCAGATTAATGGTACTATTAATACAAGGTaataaataatattgataaaaACTCATAGTTTTCATTCTGGAAGTCAAATAACAGTAAAATTCTCAAAGCCTTGACATAAATAAGAACAGGTATGTAGACTACATCTCCCTAagagattgtaagttctttgagggcagggtctttGCCTAATTTTGTCCTTACTTTTTTCTTAGAGTATTTTAAGAAACttgcatttaatttaaaaagttaatttatattttcattctacAGTAGAGAAGAGAGATACTAGACAGAAGCTTAGGCTGGTAGAGATGGAAAGGCAAGGAAATTGAATGATACCTggaattttttagaaaaaaagatggcCATGTTAGAGAAGTGAAggaagtgagaaaggaagagggtGAGGAGAGAAGGTAAACAGAGGATTGAGGAGGGGAAGCTGCAGTAAGCACCCCCAGCTATGATACATATTCCCTTTTACCTTCCTGTTTATTCCTGACTCTTCCAGCATCTTTATGTCTACCCCTAATTGCAGTCCTCAACTCCATCTCTCACATATCCCGGACTTCTTAAAATCAACCCTCAGGTCTCCTTGGAggcttcatctctgcctttttcaaccttttccattttccctcctgCCATATCACCTGAACTGGACAATAGGTTTGGAGATGAGTGAGGCAAAAGGATGGGCAATAGATAAAATGATTCTTCTGCTGGGATAGCAAAGAGGTgatggggggaagaggaagatatGTTCCTGGGATCCAAAGCTGGAGTCCTGAATTCATTGTTCTGTTGGAACCTTGTTGTTAGATCTCAGgttcaaatattttatgtattaaacAGGCCTCTGTGAGCTGGCCTGGGAAACTAATGactatgtatattatttttcttttgggacAATGCTTATCTAGTTTCACACAACTATCATCATAGGATCAGAGTGttagagacctcagaggtcatccagttcaaccccttcatttaacaaatgaagaaacagaggcctggagaaattattattatagtatgAACAGAAAAGGCAATTGGTCGATTAATTTGGAACACTTACTCAAACTAAGTTGTAAAAGAatggtgcagctaagtggcacagtggataaagcaccggccctggattcaggagtgcctgagttcaaatctggcctcagatagttaacacttactagctgtgtgaccctgggcaagtcacttaaccccaattgcctcattaaaaaaaaaaagaaaaaaaaagaatggtttctGCCTTTCAGTAAGACCTTTAGTAAAGGAAAATATACTTCTACTAGCATATATCAATTTCACAAGTCTTATTTTATACCATGTGGAATTGAGCAGTTTCTACTTTATGAAGTCTCCTTTTGCTCAGTATATGCATTACATCAATTTCATTTGGGGCAAGACATGagaagctttctttaaaaaaatttgtttcccaCAAAGACTTCCTGTTTTTAAACTATCCAAGCTGAGctctttgggcaagttactttgtCTCCATCTCAATTTGTTagggaattaaattaaatgttatgCAAGTGCTTTTTGATCCAAATTCCTGTGATCCTATTAAGTATTTTCAAGTGATAATATCTAAATGAAAGGCataggaaggagggatagaatttggaacttaaaagaatgttaaaaattctttttatgtataattggggaaaaataataaaatgaccaatgtggaaaagttttacatgattgcacatgtattacctatatcagaatgcttacTGTCTCaaagaggggtgagggagggatagaatttggaactcaaaacttaaaaataaacagTGAATGAGAAAGGCATAAAGATCTCTTTTTAAAGGGGGGGGAGCTTTGACAAATGGAAGTGAACACAGAAGCATATTAAtgattcttcattattttttttcctatggatcCTATCAAGACCTATCTATAGTTTTAAAGACTATTAGTTAACTCAGTAGGAAAtctaattaaaatacatttttcttgtgATTATATACATTTTCACATTACATTCATCATGTTTATATTTGTCATATTTACTTGAGATACAACCCCCCCcaaatggatatttttttaaatgaaaaggctTTATGACAAATAAAATATTCTCAAGAAGATTGCTCATGACATGCCTCAAATGAGAGACTGAGAGAGTATGTTGAGTGAGAGGAGATTCAACAGAGCAACAACAGAGACTTCAAAGCATCTTAGGAAGCTGAAAAATAAGAAGTGAAATGAATATATCACTGTCAATTACCTGCAGCTCCAACCATGGAGTCCCAAAGGATCTGGGACAACTTTGACTTGGGGCAAGTCCATTTGCCTCCCTGCGTCTCCATTTCcaaatttgtaaaattagggggttgaagTAAACAatatctaagatcccttccatgtCCACTTTCCATGATTTCGTAAATATTGTCAGATAATATCTTAGGGTAAGGCATATagaagaatttgaaagaaaattgaCAATAGAAGAGAATATAAAAGCACAATTAATTGCAAAAACTAgtgccttgaaggaagaaaaggatttcatAGTCAGATAAGTAGTACAAAAGCACAGAGAACtcttaattgttgtttttttaatcttttcccttCTGAGTACCTCAATATACCTTCATCTATAGCTATGACCACCCAGTGTCAatggtcaatcagtcaacaaatattcattaagtacttatgaTATGCTAAGCATTGTTAATCTATGGGGATGTAATAGTAGTGCATGTTCTTCATCCCTTACAAGTTTTGCGGTTGGAATCTACATGTTGATATTTATCTGCTGTGATTTACTTGTAATACAAATCCtaaatggatattttttaaatactaagGTTTTATGGGAAATATTATTTCCTTGAGAATTgtgaactgtcttttgtctttctttgtatcctcagaatttagcacagtgtctggctaaataataggcatgtaataaatgcttattgactgactgagaagGTTGCTTATGTACATCAGTGTAAATGGACGGATAGCGTGTGCTCCATAAGAGGAGCCTACTAGGGCGGCACTATCAGGCAGTGaggaataagaaattaaattaatacGCTGGCCCATCAAGGACCT is part of the Dromiciops gliroides isolate mDroGli1 chromosome 4, mDroGli1.pri, whole genome shotgun sequence genome and encodes:
- the LOC122755168 gene encoding mas-related G-protein coupled receptor member H-like produces the protein MVMSSTSKPFMQSTTDALSHMNDSFSNSPSARIISTYLSLLITLLGTAGNGLVIWFLLFHFKKNPFTVYILNLSIADLTFLLCTSTVNIGTLICYNFNIQPFGLRLFLTIFYVLILFGYNTGFYLLTAISVERCLSVLYPIWYKCQRLKHQSAIVCTLLWVLSVLVSGLECFVCIWAAEPRFPFRPCMVVEIFLLVLNFLVFAPLMVISNFTLFIKVFCNLKHRRPAKLYIIIITTVILFLVFAMPSRVFVMIYNFENENYESLALLYPYLSLLSFINSTVNPIVYLVVGRLRGQRTRKSLKDTLQKVFEDKPQPRVRMMSSVMLSNAFDEDEHGIKAKYHTDATVLVISLILPSPTGGDTPTGDIMEPVSARVTSSSTIQQHGSKGRQDDSWNNPALGLEEGDS